A genomic stretch from Methylorubrum extorquens includes:
- a CDS encoding conserved protein of unknown function (Evidence 4 : Unknown function but conserved in other organisms) yields MSKQLLIYERAVPVTRQRHGSWSVKAGASFDFARGVNSVPLMVAEFPNSAAEYSIVFGGAADEIIPVALLGIRDNENLYVSESGSWSGSYVPAFLRRYPFVFSSDNANDADATFTLCVDEDFSGCNDEGRGERLFDADGERTQYLQNVLGFLQAYQVQFQRTKLFVKRLQEFGLLEPMQAQFTLRSGQRSTLSGFSVVSRDRLKALSAEQLAELMQADEMELIYLHLASLRNLAPIAERIGAPAESAQADETAPASPADFETSGNA; encoded by the coding sequence ATGAGTAAGCAGCTTCTCATCTACGAGCGTGCCGTACCGGTCACCCGGCAGCGTCACGGGTCATGGTCCGTGAAGGCCGGTGCGTCGTTCGACTTCGCGCGCGGCGTCAATTCGGTGCCGCTCATGGTCGCCGAGTTTCCGAATTCGGCGGCTGAGTACTCCATCGTGTTCGGCGGGGCTGCCGACGAGATCATTCCGGTGGCGCTCCTCGGCATTCGCGACAACGAGAACCTGTACGTATCGGAATCGGGTTCGTGGTCCGGTTCGTACGTCCCGGCCTTCCTGCGCCGCTACCCGTTCGTGTTTTCCAGCGACAACGCGAACGACGCCGATGCCACCTTCACGCTCTGCGTCGATGAGGATTTCTCGGGCTGCAACGACGAGGGCCGCGGCGAGCGCCTGTTCGACGCCGACGGCGAGCGGACGCAGTATCTGCAGAACGTCCTGGGCTTCCTTCAGGCCTATCAAGTGCAGTTCCAGCGCACGAAACTGTTCGTGAAGCGCCTGCAGGAGTTCGGCCTCCTGGAGCCGATGCAGGCGCAGTTCACGCTGCGCAGCGGTCAGCGCTCGACGCTCTCCGGCTTCAGCGTGGTCAGCCGTGATCGCCTGAAGGCTCTGTCGGCCGAGCAGCTCGCCGAGCTGATGCAGGCGGACGAGATGGAGCTGATCTATCTGCATCTCGCCTCGCTGCGGAACCTTGCGCCGATCGCCGAGCGCATCGGTGCTCCGGCCGAGTCTGCGCAGGCGGACGAGACCGCGCCGGCGTCTCCGGCCGACTTCGAGACTTCGGGCAACGCCTGA
- a CDS encoding conserved protein of unknown function (Evidence 4 : Unknown function but conserved in other organisms) translates to MAVYRSAKPSFDVVSNRVQPMIIFAPTPITMASETRAFENGPPGLILSGEAVAAGAASSASETLDQSKKWNHPSAAVGGTDMQQEAKMRKSHKRRQMGSE, encoded by the coding sequence ATGGCAGTCTATCGGAGCGCCAAGCCCAGCTTCGACGTCGTGTCGAACCGGGTACAGCCTATGATTATTTTCGCGCCGACCCCGATCACGATGGCTTCCGAGACCCGCGCATTCGAGAATGGGCCGCCAGGATTGATCCTCTCGGGTGAGGCCGTCGCGGCCGGGGCGGCGAGTTCAGCATCTGAGACGCTGGATCAATCGAAAAAATGGAACCATCCCTCCGCAGCGGTGGGCGGTACTGATATGCAGCAGGAGGCGAAGATGCGGAAATCGCACAAGCGCCGCCAAATGGGGTCGGAATGA
- a CDS encoding protein of unknown function (Evidence 5 : Unknown function), with product MAFVDHLKQRHQPKIGKHRKSTSIDMALQIYFTIDPASAIRQTVLFESMRFCEDIYFERRNFSRYVSGYEYPGDRPSYHC from the coding sequence GTGGCATTCGTCGATCATTTGAAGCAACGGCATCAGCCGAAAATAGGAAAACACCGAAAATCGACCTCAATCGACATGGCACTGCAGATTTATTTTACAATCGATCCGGCAAGCGCCATTCGGCAAACGGTTTTATTCGAATCCATGCGGTTTTGCGAGGACATTTACTTCGAGCGAAGGAATTTCAGCCGATATGTCAGCGGCTACGAATACCCCGGCGATCGTCCAAGCTATCACTGTTGA
- a CDS encoding Helix-turn-helix domain-containing protein AraC type, producing MVGPLFEPRAFHPGQQNPTGSASGAIIGDIMVARVVFGAQSYRRDRDLIARTPDHILFHLYNVGGFSGLISGQQTTIWSSQVAIIDLAQEIDTLAASSDTVALIVPRALLQGLADNPLPPRLDAGRNRLLAAHLIALRERSTLIEEPDVEEVVTQTLDFLRALLDPSRAEETAATPALATCHLTLAEQTIRTHLASPDLSPEMIANEIGVSRATLYRMFAPYGGIMRSVQERRLLAVRAALSDPLETRRLSRLATDFGFRGKVHFSRSFRAQFGITASEFRAEQVALAQRDARSDLGVLHDWWPRLGNR from the coding sequence ATGGTCGGCCCCCTGTTCGAACCGCGGGCCTTCCATCCCGGTCAGCAAAATCCGACCGGCTCGGCGAGCGGTGCCATCATCGGCGACATCATGGTGGCACGGGTGGTGTTCGGGGCGCAGAGTTATCGCCGCGACCGGGACCTCATCGCCCGCACGCCGGATCACATCCTCTTCCATCTCTACAACGTTGGCGGCTTCAGCGGCCTCATCAGCGGGCAGCAAACCACGATCTGGTCGTCGCAGGTCGCGATCATCGACCTCGCCCAGGAGATCGATACGCTCGCGGCCTCGTCGGACACGGTCGCGCTGATCGTCCCGCGGGCCTTGCTGCAGGGCCTGGCCGACAACCCGTTGCCGCCGCGGCTCGATGCCGGACGCAACCGGCTCCTGGCCGCCCATCTGATCGCGCTGCGTGAACGCAGCACGCTGATCGAAGAACCGGATGTCGAGGAGGTCGTGACGCAGACGCTCGATTTCCTGCGCGCGCTGCTCGATCCCTCCCGCGCCGAGGAGACCGCCGCGACGCCGGCGCTCGCCACCTGTCACCTCACTCTCGCCGAGCAGACGATCCGCACCCATCTCGCCTCGCCGGACCTGTCGCCGGAGATGATCGCCAACGAGATCGGCGTGTCGCGCGCGACCCTCTACCGGATGTTCGCCCCCTATGGCGGCATCATGCGCTCGGTCCAGGAACGACGGCTCCTGGCCGTCCGGGCCGCCCTCAGCGACCCGCTGGAGACCCGCCGCCTCTCCCGGCTCGCGACCGATTTCGGGTTTCGCGGCAAGGTCCATTTCAGCCGCAGCTTCCGCGCCCAGTTCGGCATCACCGCGAGCGAGTTCCGGGCCGAGCAGGTGGCCCTTGCCCAGCGGGATGCGCGGAGCGATCTTGGCGTCCTGCACGACTGGTGGCCCCGGCTCGGGAACCGATAG
- a CDS encoding Molybdenum cofactor biosynthesis enzyme A, Predicted Fe-S oxidoreductases, with protein MGRYDHAAYVSLTMEFRCNLKCVHCMIEGTMDRLAPESDAHFEEILSQNARERRWTGLILTGSEITLRRDLPELARRARASGFAHVRIQTHGMHLGQPSYCRRLVEAGVDEFFVSIAGSDAASHDALTLVPGSFERALRGLETLDAMEGVETLTNTVVTERSYRLLPDLVTRLAHLQRLTQMEFWVYFPMSERDEKGLVARHADVLPYLREAVLRARALGRAVEVKNFPECLLGDLGNALVNGQPELHIDPDFWREFERNGFYQCAHRESCSSRECLGLNTAYVTKFGLEADLVHPLPAPRRQAWSRAPA; from the coding sequence ATGGGACGCTACGACCACGCCGCCTACGTCTCCCTGACGATGGAGTTTCGCTGCAACCTCAAATGCGTCCACTGCATGATCGAGGGCACGATGGACCGGCTCGCGCCGGAATCGGACGCGCATTTCGAGGAAATTCTCAGCCAGAACGCCCGCGAGCGGCGCTGGACCGGCCTGATCCTGACCGGGTCCGAGATCACCCTGCGGCGCGACCTGCCCGAACTCGCCCGGCGGGCGAGAGCCAGCGGCTTCGCGCATGTCCGCATTCAGACCCACGGCATGCATCTCGGCCAGCCGAGCTACTGCCGCCGGCTGGTCGAGGCCGGCGTCGACGAGTTCTTCGTCTCCATCGCCGGCAGCGATGCGGCGAGCCACGACGCGCTGACCCTGGTGCCGGGCTCGTTCGAGCGCGCGCTGCGCGGCTTGGAGACCCTCGACGCGATGGAGGGCGTCGAGACCCTCACCAACACCGTGGTGACCGAGCGGAGCTACCGCCTGCTGCCCGATCTCGTCACGCGGCTGGCCCACCTCCAGCGCCTGACCCAGATGGAGTTCTGGGTCTACTTCCCGATGTCCGAGCGCGACGAGAAGGGCCTCGTTGCCCGCCACGCCGACGTCCTGCCCTATCTGCGCGAGGCGGTCCTGCGCGCCCGTGCGCTCGGACGCGCCGTCGAGGTGAAGAACTTCCCCGAATGCCTGCTCGGCGATCTCGGCAATGCCCTCGTCAACGGCCAGCCCGAACTGCACATCGACCCGGATTTCTGGCGGGAATTCGAGCGCAACGGCTTCTATCAATGCGCCCATCGGGAGAGCTGCAGCTCCCGTGAATGCCTCGGCCTGAACACGGCCTATGTCACGAAATTCGGGCTCGAAGCCGATCTCGTCCACCCCTTGCCCGCGCCCCGGCGGCAGGCCTGGAGCCGGGCTCCGGCTTGA
- a CDS encoding conserved protein of unknown function (Evidence 4 : Unknown function but conserved in other organisms) yields the protein MTGLDPARLELSAPGDRYADYCLWDYEPVGPTAGRLRQASLLWHSLACAGADPKLFTICDALRDGLGPGRSVWGAKLRDGVTTWEFYFYDYARLDRTVSIERVLAILAPFVPCDLRYAGARPYFMFSLDLDDALARGARSLDRLNIYVGNPGSSVSSGLSYGLTADGLVFDNLYSFFDAARERDAIAAKAACSAHFDLPGLDLDAILWPELMRCGVVVVANKRLCDGVYFSRVGIDGLIAFLDRLAYPPAIRDFVRSERRRLSHLLFDVGIDYAMIDGRLTVTKSAYYGLL from the coding sequence ATGACCGGCCTCGACCCCGCCCGCCTGGAACTGTCCGCGCCGGGTGACCGCTACGCCGATTATTGCCTGTGGGATTACGAGCCGGTCGGGCCGACGGCGGGACGCCTGCGGCAAGCGAGCCTGCTCTGGCACTCGTTGGCCTGCGCGGGTGCGGATCCGAAGCTGTTCACGATCTGCGACGCGCTGCGCGACGGCCTCGGCCCCGGCCGCAGCGTCTGGGGCGCCAAGCTCCGGGACGGCGTCACGACCTGGGAGTTCTACTTCTACGACTACGCCCGGCTCGACCGCACGGTCTCTATCGAGCGCGTCCTGGCGATCCTGGCGCCGTTCGTGCCCTGCGATCTGCGCTATGCGGGCGCGCGACCCTACTTCATGTTCTCGCTCGATCTCGACGACGCCCTGGCCCGGGGCGCGCGGAGCCTCGACCGCCTCAACATCTATGTCGGCAATCCCGGCAGCAGCGTCTCGTCCGGGCTCAGCTACGGACTCACCGCCGACGGCCTCGTCTTCGACAACCTCTACAGCTTCTTCGACGCCGCCCGCGAGCGCGACGCGATTGCGGCCAAGGCCGCCTGCTCGGCCCATTTCGATCTGCCCGGCCTCGATCTCGACGCGATCCTGTGGCCCGAACTGATGCGCTGCGGCGTCGTGGTCGTGGCCAACAAGCGCCTGTGCGACGGCGTCTATTTCTCGCGGGTCGGCATCGACGGGCTCATCGCCTTCCTCGACCGGCTCGCCTATCCGCCCGCGATCCGCGACTTCGTGCGGTCGGAGCGGCGGCGCCTGTCACATCTGCTGTTCGATGTCGGGATCGACTACGCGATGATCGACGGCAGGCTGACGGTGACGAAGAGCGCGTATTACGGTCTGCTCTGA